One region of Eupeodes corollae chromosome 1, idEupCoro1.1, whole genome shotgun sequence genomic DNA includes:
- the LOC129941425 gene encoding ATPase H(+)-transporting accessory protein 2, protein MLKNLLIFAFCIIAINASGELNIVKSPKSLEFKGNEKLDSESLGDVLSAALGFWVDDSLKWSGMFITNPFGTPKNALVVIVRDIDSLNLNSKTKTYRLMGSSSLESMNAVSSDFESSNIQAATLDFNQLSEAMLTMETLFGETHVGPIKATNSLKPELHSEDKDFLTQIAYLEKAATNYLNSPQSTTLLVINISLEPISKAHGEKSPALAEARKLIANLIETLSSAANSDTLFVAVAEKPELNRAKRETVEGESAKSLNLATYYNEDYPVIFNIILWFMVVLGFSVLAICYAIGSMDPGRDSIIYRMTSTRMKKDN, encoded by the exons atgttgaagaatttattaattttcgcCTTTTGCATAATTGCAA TTAATGCCTCTGGGGAACTGAATATCGTTAAGTCTCCCAAGTCTCTAGAGTTCAAGGGCAATGAGAAACTGGACAGTGAAAGTTTGGGCGATGTTCTGTCTGCGGCTCTGGGCTTCTGGGTGGATGATTCTCTCAAGTGGAGTGGTATGTTCATCACTAATCCCTTCGGAACTCCCAAGAACGCCTTGGTAGTGATCGTACGCGACATTGACAGCCTGAATTTGAACTCGAAGACCAAGACCTACCGTCTGATGGGCAGTTCCTCTTTGGAATCGATGAATGCCGTGAGCTCAGACTTTGAGTCATCCAACATTCAGGCTGCCACTTTGGACTTCAATCAGTTGAGCGAAGCTATGCTAACAATGGAAACGTTGTTCGGTGAGACTCATGTGGGTCCCATCAAGGCGACCAACAGTCTGAAGCCTGAATTGCACTCAGAGGACAAGGATTTCCTTACCCAGATTGCTTACCTTGAGAAGGCAGCCACCAATTACTTGAACTCGCCCCAGTCCACGACTCTTTTAGTCATCAACATCTCTTTGGAACCCATCTCCAAGGCTCATGGTGAAAAATCTCCAGCTCTGGCTGAGGCCCGCAAATTGATTGCCAATCTGATTGAGACTCTTTCCTCGGCTGCCAACTCGGACACCTTGTTTGTTGCTGTCGCCGAGAAGCCCGAGCTTAACCGTGCCAAGCGTGAGACTGTCGAGGGTGAATCG GCCAAGTCCCTTAACCTCGCCACCTACTACAACGAGGATTACCCCGTGATCTTCAACATCATCCTCTGGTTCATGGTGGTCCTTGGGTTCTCCGTACTCGCCATCTGCTACGCCATTGGTTCCATGGATCCCGGCAGGGACTCCATCATCTACAGGATGACTTCCACCAGAATGAAGAAGGACAACTAA